A single Pseudochaenichthys georgianus chromosome 10, fPseGeo1.2, whole genome shotgun sequence DNA region contains:
- the cltb gene encoding clathrin light chain B isoform X2: MADNGVHPTEEDPAAAFLAQQESEIAGIENDGEGFGSLEAAEDEQPPQPEPEPEPAANYDGFEDEPVTVNGDMFEESNGPTDSYAAIAQVDIQRQEPESLRKWREEQKTRLEALDLASKTAEAEWKEKAKRELEDWHVHQSEQMEKNKTNNRLCPSLARASEEAFLAETEGESPGSEWERVARLCDFNPKTNKTAKDVSRMRSVLISLKQTPLVR; this comes from the exons ATGGCTGACAACGGCGTACACCCGACTGAAGAGGACCCAGCCGCAGCTTTCCTGGCTCAACAGGAGAGTGAGATAGCCGGGATCGAGAACGACGGCGAGGGGTTTGGGTCTCTCGAAGCAGCGGAGGACGAGCAGCCGCCTCAGCCGGAGCCGGAGCCCGAGCCGGCGGCCAACTATG ACGGTTTCGAGGACGAGCCTGTCACAGTGAATGGGGACATGTTTGAG gagtccaatggccCGACTGACAGCTATGCAGCCATTGCCCAGGTGGATATTCAGAGGCAAGAGCCAGAGAGTTTACGCAAATGGAGGGAGGAGCAGAAGACACGCCTTGAAGCACTAG ACTTGGCTTCCAAGACAGCAGAGGCAGAGTGGAAAGAGAAAGCTAAAAGGGAGCTGGAGGACTGGCATGTACATCAGAGTGAGCAGATGGAGAAGAACAAGACCAACAACAG ACTCTGTCCAAGTCTAGCACG AGCATCCGAGGAGGCGTTCCTGGCAGAGACCGAGGGTGAGAGCCCAGGATCAGAATGGGAGAGAGTGGCCCGGCTCTGTGACTTCAATCCCAAAACCAACAAAACGGCAAAGGACGTCTCTCGAATGCGTTCTGTTCTCATCTCTCTCAAACAGACACCTCTAGTCCGTTAG
- the cltb gene encoding clathrin light chain B isoform X1 produces the protein MADNGVHPTEEDPAAAFLAQQESEIAGIENDGEGFGSLEAAEDEQPPQPEPEPEPAANYDGFEDEPVTVNGDMFEESNGPTDSYAAIAQVDIQRQEPESLRKWREEQKTRLEALDLASKTAEAEWKEKAKRELEDWHVHQSEQMEKNKTNNRIADKAFYKQPNSDVIGFVASEEAFLAETEGESPGSEWERVARLCDFNPKTNKTAKDVSRMRSVLISLKQTPLVR, from the exons ATGGCTGACAACGGCGTACACCCGACTGAAGAGGACCCAGCCGCAGCTTTCCTGGCTCAACAGGAGAGTGAGATAGCCGGGATCGAGAACGACGGCGAGGGGTTTGGGTCTCTCGAAGCAGCGGAGGACGAGCAGCCGCCTCAGCCGGAGCCGGAGCCCGAGCCGGCGGCCAACTATG ACGGTTTCGAGGACGAGCCTGTCACAGTGAATGGGGACATGTTTGAG gagtccaatggccCGACTGACAGCTATGCAGCCATTGCCCAGGTGGATATTCAGAGGCAAGAGCCAGAGAGTTTACGCAAATGGAGGGAGGAGCAGAAGACACGCCTTGAAGCACTAG ACTTGGCTTCCAAGACAGCAGAGGCAGAGTGGAAAGAGAAAGCTAAAAGGGAGCTGGAGGACTGGCATGTACATCAGAGTGAGCAGATGGAGAAGAACAAGACCAACAACAG GATTGCTGACAAGGCTTTCTACAAACAGCCTAACTCTGATGTTATAGGCTTTGT AGCATCCGAGGAGGCGTTCCTGGCAGAGACCGAGGGTGAGAGCCCAGGATCAGAATGGGAGAGAGTGGCCCGGCTCTGTGACTTCAATCCCAAAACCAACAAAACGGCAAAGGACGTCTCTCGAATGCGTTCTGTTCTCATCTCTCTCAAACAGACACCTCTAGTCCGTTAG
- the cltb gene encoding clathrin light chain B isoform X3 produces MADNGVHPTEEDPAAAFLAQQESEIAGIENDGEGFGSLEAAEDEQPPQPEPEPEPAANYDGFEDEPVTVNGDMFEESNGPTDSYAAIAQVDIQRQEPESLRKWREEQKTRLEALDLASKTAEAEWKEKAKRELEDWHVHQSEQMEKNKTNNRASEEAFLAETEGESPGSEWERVARLCDFNPKTNKTAKDVSRMRSVLISLKQTPLVR; encoded by the exons ATGGCTGACAACGGCGTACACCCGACTGAAGAGGACCCAGCCGCAGCTTTCCTGGCTCAACAGGAGAGTGAGATAGCCGGGATCGAGAACGACGGCGAGGGGTTTGGGTCTCTCGAAGCAGCGGAGGACGAGCAGCCGCCTCAGCCGGAGCCGGAGCCCGAGCCGGCGGCCAACTATG ACGGTTTCGAGGACGAGCCTGTCACAGTGAATGGGGACATGTTTGAG gagtccaatggccCGACTGACAGCTATGCAGCCATTGCCCAGGTGGATATTCAGAGGCAAGAGCCAGAGAGTTTACGCAAATGGAGGGAGGAGCAGAAGACACGCCTTGAAGCACTAG ACTTGGCTTCCAAGACAGCAGAGGCAGAGTGGAAAGAGAAAGCTAAAAGGGAGCTGGAGGACTGGCATGTACATCAGAGTGAGCAGATGGAGAAGAACAAGACCAACAACAG AGCATCCGAGGAGGCGTTCCTGGCAGAGACCGAGGGTGAGAGCCCAGGATCAGAATGGGAGAGAGTGGCCCGGCTCTGTGACTTCAATCCCAAAACCAACAAAACGGCAAAGGACGTCTCTCGAATGCGTTCTGTTCTCATCTCTCTCAAACAGACACCTCTAGTCCGTTAG
- the higd2a gene encoding HIG1 domain family member 2A, mitochondrial, with protein sequence MAASPATAVPEKSPKSSPPEFVPFDFSKPPLIDGFNPLGKLKDETLKEKLLRKTTENPFVPIGCLGTAGALIYGLRAFNLGKTKQSQLSMRGRIFAQGFTVVALVFGIFTTTMKSKE encoded by the exons ATGGCGGCGTCTCCAGCTACAGCGGTCCCGGAGAAATCACCTAAATCATCTCCGCCTGAGTTTGTGCCCTTTGACTTTTCTAAGCCCCCGCTTATCGATGGCTTCAACCCTTTGGGCAAACTCAAAGATGAGACGCTAAAAGAAAAGTTACTGAGAAAGACAACGGAGAACCCCTTCGTCCCGATAG GCTGTCTGGGaacagctggagctctgatttATGGCCTCCGTGCCTTCAATCTTGGGAAAACCAAACAGTCCCAGCTGTCGATGAGAGGGCGAATCTTCGCCCAAGGCTTCACTGTAGTGGCCCTTGTTTTTGGTATCTTTACCACCACTATGAAATCCAAGGAATGA